The following are encoded together in the Clostridium sp. BJN0013 genome:
- a CDS encoding YqaJ viral recombinase family protein yields MLTKTKDMTEIEWLKSRQQGIGGSDAGAILGVNNYKTPFDVYIDKTQDIVEPNC; encoded by the coding sequence GTGTTGACCAAAACTAAAGATATGACAGAAATAGAATGGCTAAAGAGCAGACAGCAAGGGATTGGAGGCTCTGATGCAGGGGCAATCCTTGGAGTGAATAATTATAAAACGCCCTTTGATGTATATATTGATAAAACTCAAGACATAGTTGAACCAAACTGTTGA
- a CDS encoding ExeA family protein: MYKAYWGMEFNPFEKGLSEKNFFQSQDFSQAMSRLEHLKNIKGIGLFTGQSGIGKTYTLRCFTNSLNSNLYKVIYLTLSTVTVLEFYKSLAYGLGVEIYSKKIDLFKAIQERIISLCRDKKITPVIIVDEAQYLKTEVLNDLKLLLNFDMDSRNYAVLILCGQPLLNNILSKQIHEALKQRIVINYNYEGISKEEVIEYISSRLKLCGVFTEIFNDNALEAVNSCCNGSTRILNFLIEKCLMIGYQKNLKVIDTETVMLAQNEINLI, encoded by the coding sequence ATGTATAAAGCTTATTGGGGAATGGAGTTTAATCCCTTTGAGAAAGGCTTAAGCGAAAAAAACTTTTTTCAATCTCAAGATTTTTCACAGGCAATGTCACGATTAGAGCATCTTAAAAATATTAAAGGAATAGGACTATTTACAGGTCAGTCAGGCATAGGAAAGACCTATACTTTACGATGTTTTACAAATTCATTGAACTCAAATTTATACAAAGTTATTTATCTAACACTATCTACTGTTACAGTATTGGAATTTTATAAATCCCTCGCCTACGGCTTAGGTGTAGAAATCTATTCAAAGAAAATAGATCTGTTTAAAGCAATCCAGGAAAGAATTATTTCATTATGTAGGGATAAAAAAATCACACCTGTAATTATTGTAGATGAGGCACAATACTTGAAAACAGAGGTTTTAAATGACCTTAAATTACTATTAAATTTTGATATGGACTCTAGAAATTATGCTGTGCTAATACTTTGCGGACAACCTCTTTTAAACAACATACTTTCAAAACAAATCCATGAAGCCTTAAAACAAAGAATTGTAATTAACTATAACTATGAAGGAATATCCAAAGAAGAAGTTATTGAGTATATTTCTTCAAGGCTAAAGCTTTGTGGAGTGTTCACTGAAATATTTAACGATAACGCTTTAGAAGCTGTAAATTCTTGTTGTAATGGTTCTACAAGAATACTAAATTTTCTTATTGAAAAATGTTTAATGATAGGCTATCAAAAAAACTTAAAAGTTATTGATACAGAAACAGTAATGTTAGCGCAAAATGAGATAAATCTTATTTAA
- a CDS encoding DDE-type integrase/transposase/recombinase has translation MKDKGKQAIALFRFSLIAPLVNETYEAASKNQFFRDIASKEHTLPNGHNIKISSGTIKKWFLNYKHGGFDALIPKARADVGQPRNIDANAIAKIHELKERLPYITGSLVYQKLIEEGYVKESKTSLATVLRYIRENNLKRSQLAPVDRKAYEMEFANDCWQSDTSYGPIIKVTGQQKKKTFLISFIDDASRLILHGEFFFQDNAVNMQTVFKKAVSKYGIPKRLFVDNGGTYKNDQLQLICASLGIELIHTKAYSPESKGKIERSFRTIKDNWMNGINWNDYTSLEALNIDFNKYLNEKYINCIHSSLSITPRERYIQDMDKMKFIPHEELDNHFLHRVSRKVSNDATIKLNCLQFEVPAKYIGQRINLRYSPIDLNKAFIFDKDNNICDTVYPLKKVDNSKIKRNVIDYSKVNGGE, from the coding sequence GTGAAAGATAAAGGAAAACAAGCCATAGCTCTTTTTAGATTCTCTTTAATAGCTCCTTTAGTAAATGAAACTTATGAAGCTGCTTCTAAAAATCAATTTTTTAGAGATATTGCGTCTAAAGAACATACTTTACCAAATGGACATAACATTAAAATTTCCTCTGGAACCATAAAAAAGTGGTTTCTAAATTATAAACATGGTGGTTTTGATGCACTTATACCTAAGGCGAGAGCCGATGTAGGACAACCTAGAAATATTGATGCTAATGCTATTGCAAAAATTCATGAATTAAAAGAAAGATTACCCTATATAACAGGAAGCTTAGTTTATCAAAAGCTTATTGAAGAAGGATATGTTAAAGAGAGTAAAACTTCTTTAGCAACAGTTTTAAGATACATAAGGGAAAATAACTTGAAAAGAAGCCAATTAGCTCCTGTAGATAGAAAAGCTTATGAAATGGAGTTTGCAAACGATTGTTGGCAGTCAGACACTTCCTATGGCCCTATTATTAAGGTTACTGGACAACAAAAGAAGAAAACTTTCTTGATAAGCTTTATCGATGATGCCTCCCGGCTAATACTTCATGGTGAATTTTTTTTTCAAGACAATGCGGTGAATATGCAGACTGTATTTAAAAAAGCTGTTTCAAAATATGGAATTCCTAAAAGACTATTTGTAGATAATGGAGGAACCTATAAAAATGATCAGTTACAGCTAATTTGTGCTTCTTTAGGAATTGAGTTAATTCATACAAAGGCTTACAGTCCAGAGTCAAAAGGTAAAATAGAAAGGTCCTTTAGAACTATAAAAGATAACTGGATGAATGGCATCAATTGGAATGATTACACTTCGTTAGAAGCCTTAAATATAGATTTCAATAAATACTTAAATGAGAAATATATCAATTGTATTCACTCCTCTTTAAGTATAACCCCTAGAGAAAGATATATTCAAGATATGGATAAAATGAAATTTATACCACATGAAGAATTAGATAACCATTTTCTACATCGAGTAAGTAGAAAGGTTAGTAATGACGCTACAATTAAATTAAATTGTCTTCAATTTGAAGTTCCTGCAAAGTATATAGGGCAAAGAATTAATTTAAGGTACTCACCTATAGATTTAAATAAGGCATTCATTTTTGACAAAGACAATAATATATGCGATACAGTTTATCCATTAAAAAAGGTTGATAATTCAAAGATTAAGAGAAATGTTATAGATTATTCTAAAGTCAATGGAGGAGAATAA
- a CDS encoding recombinase RecT, translating into MATTESLKKQLIKKESKPPKDPFKALVYSAGIKKRFEDMLDKQANGFITSLLNLKQDKLKGCDDMTVLGSALKAASLKLPIDPNLGFAWIIPFKNHGKLEAQFQIGYRGFIQMAQRSARYEKLNVIEIYEGQLKSFNPLTEEIKLDFDDKQSDAVIGYAGFFRLLNGFEKIVYWNKEKVTAHARRFSKSFEKGPWQTDFDTMAKKTVLKNMLSTWGILSIDMQEAITSDSKIIRTNEDNYEVPEEWQEDEQELDATDVEYTEAEEENKQQDEKDIYKGTPFAEDMEI; encoded by the coding sequence ATGGCAACAACAGAGAGTTTAAAAAAGCAGCTTATAAAAAAAGAGTCTAAACCACCAAAAGATCCTTTTAAAGCACTTGTCTATTCGGCGGGGATAAAGAAAAGGTTTGAGGATATGCTGGATAAACAGGCAAATGGATTTATAACAAGTTTACTTAATTTAAAGCAGGATAAATTAAAAGGCTGTGATGACATGACAGTCTTGGGAAGTGCCTTAAAGGCAGCTTCCTTGAAATTACCCATAGATCCTAATCTGGGCTTTGCATGGATAATACCTTTTAAAAACCATGGAAAATTAGAAGCACAGTTTCAGATAGGATACAGAGGGTTTATACAGATGGCCCAGAGGTCTGCACGATATGAAAAGCTAAATGTAATAGAAATTTATGAAGGACAACTTAAGAGTTTTAATCCACTTACAGAAGAAATAAAACTTGATTTTGATGATAAACAATCAGATGCAGTTATAGGGTATGCGGGATTCTTTAGGCTGCTAAATGGATTTGAAAAAATAGTGTACTGGAATAAAGAAAAGGTAACAGCTCATGCGAGGAGATTCAGCAAGAGTTTTGAAAAAGGACCATGGCAGACAGATTTTGATACAATGGCCAAGAAAACAGTACTTAAAAACATGCTTTCAACTTGGGGGATTTTAAGTATTGATATGCAGGAAGCAATTACAAGCGACAGTAAAATAATTAGAACTAATGAGGACAATTATGAGGTACCTGAAGAGTGGCAGGAAGATGAACAAGAGTTGGATGCCACAGACGTCGAGTATACGGAAGCAGAAGAAGAAAATAAGCAACAGGATGAGAAGGATATATACAAAGGCACACCATTTGCCGAAGATATGGAAATTTAG
- a CDS encoding phage replisome organizer N-terminal domain-containing protein: MAEIKWIKITTTMFDDEKIKLIDAMPERDTIFYIWMRLLVQAGKTNAGGYIFLTEDMPYTDEMLSTIFNRPLNTVRLALDTLKNFGMIERSENNDLKITNWDKHQNVESMDKIREGNRLRKQRQREKEKQQKLLEESKSSEKDVTEKTEHEPSQNSHAMSRDSHVIEREREEERDLDKDNKRESREKRDLSLDNKALELCKYYETLKPGENITAHLAALKIFINKYGYDWCKEALQVIVKNKNKFILGYMEKILKNWLVEGKSEVKKSAPNNFKGRNYSKDQIKDLENKLLGLEDGG; encoded by the coding sequence ATGGCAGAGATTAAGTGGATTAAGATAACAACAACAATGTTTGATGATGAAAAAATTAAATTAATAGATGCAATGCCTGAACGTGACACTATATTTTACATATGGATGCGTCTTTTAGTGCAGGCAGGCAAGACAAATGCAGGAGGGTATATATTCCTTACAGAGGATATGCCTTACACTGATGAAATGCTATCAACAATCTTCAATAGGCCTCTTAATACTGTTAGGCTTGCCTTGGATACTCTAAAGAATTTTGGAATGATTGAAAGATCTGAAAACAATGATTTAAAAATAACTAATTGGGATAAACATCAAAATGTAGAAAGTATGGACAAAATCAGGGAAGGAAATAGGCTTAGAAAACAAAGGCAAAGGGAAAAAGAAAAACAGCAAAAGCTACTGGAAGAATCAAAATCTAGTGAAAAGGATGTGACAGAAAAAACGGAACATGAACCGTCACAAAATAGTCACGCAATGTCACGTGACAGTCACGTTATAGAAAGAGAGAGAGAAGAAGAAAGAGATCTAGATAAAGATAATAAGAGAGAGAGTAGAGAGAAAAGAGATCTCTCTCTTGATAATAAAGCACTAGAACTTTGTAAATATTACGAGACATTAAAACCAGGTGAAAATATAACTGCACACTTAGCAGCTTTAAAGATTTTTATAAACAAATATGGCTATGACTGGTGCAAAGAAGCACTACAGGTTATAGTCAAGAATAAAAATAAGTTTATTTTAGGCTACATGGAGAAGATTTTAAAAAATTGGCTTGTGGAAGGGAAAAGTGAAGTTAAGAAAAGTGCCCCTAACAACTTCAAGGGCAGAAATTATAGCAAAGACCAGATAAAAGACCTGGAGAATAAACTTCTAGGATTGGAGGACGGTGGATAG
- a CDS encoding DNA adenine methylase, whose protein sequence is MKLKNLSNIKWIGGKHGKEERYLELMPKHKIFADCTFGSGAVTFYKSVKSPAKITVVNDKNDELINYMLVLRDRPEELFHACDGLPYSEALYKKYKWDPLPEDSLERAVRFFYKMRLTFSGGGHKYRNGLGLSKTCDKAKQLRSAVNLIPKMAQIIKTWNILCRDFEEVIDFYDTEETLFFLDPPYVGYENIYAGGFQPEDHVRLRKVIEGIKGKAMVCYYPDPLIDELYSGWYRVEYNTASQIEVRSDGDKCPIRTELILMNYRPQVEEQMKIV, encoded by the coding sequence GTGAAACTTAAGAATTTAAGCAACATAAAGTGGATTGGCGGCAAACATGGCAAGGAAGAACGGTACTTGGAGCTTATGCCTAAGCATAAAATATTTGCGGATTGTACTTTTGGGAGTGGAGCTGTGACTTTTTACAAGAGTGTCAAGTCTCCGGCCAAAATAACGGTTGTCAATGATAAAAATGATGAGCTTATAAACTACATGCTTGTTTTACGAGATAGACCGGAAGAATTATTCCATGCATGTGATGGGCTGCCATATAGCGAAGCTCTTTATAAAAAATACAAATGGGACCCCCTACCTGAGGACAGTTTAGAAAGAGCTGTCAGGTTTTTCTACAAGATGCGACTAACATTTTCAGGAGGAGGACACAAGTATAGAAATGGGTTGGGGCTTTCAAAGACCTGTGATAAGGCTAAGCAACTAAGGTCTGCAGTTAACTTAATACCTAAGATGGCCCAAATAATCAAAACATGGAATATACTGTGCAGGGATTTTGAAGAGGTAATTGATTTCTACGATACGGAAGAAACACTGTTCTTCCTGGATCCTCCCTATGTGGGATATGAAAATATTTATGCAGGTGGATTCCAGCCAGAGGACCATGTAAGGCTTAGAAAAGTGATTGAAGGAATAAAGGGAAAAGCTATGGTTTGTTATTATCCGGATCCATTGATTGATGAATTATATTCTGGGTGGTACAGGGTTGAATACAATACAGCTTCACAGATTGAGGTTAGAAGTGATGGAGATAAGTGTCCGATCCGGACCGAATTAATTCTCATGAACTATAGACCTCAGGTAGAGGAACAAATGAAAATTGTTTGA
- a CDS encoding DUF1064 domain-containing protein, whose translation MRSKYNAKKITVDGITFDSKDEARYYEYLKKLKAKGEIENFELQPKFTLIPAFEYKGKKERPATYTLDFLIYNLDGTETYVDVKGDSTPQGELKFKMLKYLHPTMDFKWISRSLKYSESGWIDFKELQKKRRESKKDA comes from the coding sequence GTGAGAAGTAAATACAATGCTAAAAAAATAACGGTTGATGGCATAACCTTTGATTCAAAAGATGAAGCCAGGTATTATGAATATCTGAAAAAACTTAAGGCCAAGGGTGAAATAGAAAATTTTGAGTTGCAGCCTAAGTTTACTCTTATACCGGCTTTTGAATATAAGGGTAAAAAGGAAAGACCGGCCACATATACTTTGGATTTTTTAATATACAACCTTGATGGTACGGAAACTTATGTTGATGTTAAAGGTGACAGTACACCACAAGGAGAGCTTAAATTTAAAATGCTTAAATATCTTCATCCAACTATGGATTTCAAGTGGATTTCAAGAAGCCTAAAGTACAGTGAAAGTGGCTGGATAGATTTCAAGGAACTCCAGAAAAAAAGAAGGGAGAGTAAGAAGGATGCCTAG
- a CDS encoding putative metallopeptidase, whose product MPRIKIIDDRTGNVKEIECLGFNLQYVQSTGNGIIQKIRELNNGKYDSRHWIKNEFYAPLAQKIKDKFKEKVPEFTSININKILFIEDTDYMGDELKRDDDVMWIKKAPKQLTLLTGYEFIIESREFWTERISKEQIIALIYSCLKQIDGDKLRTPDVKGWKEIIGTMGYGWETTMSPIPNILDGFDDSDFSILKKADRQVSIFDKAN is encoded by the coding sequence ATGCCTAGAATAAAGATAATTGACGACCGCACTGGTAATGTAAAAGAAATAGAATGTTTGGGATTTAATCTTCAGTATGTTCAATCCACTGGGAATGGAATAATACAAAAGATAAGAGAGCTAAATAACGGAAAATATGATTCTAGACATTGGATAAAGAATGAATTCTATGCTCCTCTGGCTCAAAAAATAAAAGACAAGTTCAAAGAGAAGGTACCTGAATTTACAAGTATAAATATAAATAAGATTTTATTCATTGAGGATACAGACTATATGGGAGATGAATTAAAGCGTGATGATGATGTAATGTGGATTAAGAAAGCTCCAAAGCAGCTAACACTGCTTACAGGATATGAATTCATCATTGAGAGCAGGGAATTCTGGACGGAGAGAATCTCTAAAGAACAGATAATTGCATTGATTTATAGTTGCCTAAAGCAAATAGATGGGGACAAACTAAGGACACCTGATGTAAAAGGATGGAAAGAGATAATAGGGACCATGGGTTATGGATGGGAAACTACCATGAGCCCGATACCCAATATACTTGATGGGTTTGATGATAGTGATTTCAGTATACTTAAAAAGGCAGATAGGCAAGTGAGTATATTTGATAAAGCTAATTGA
- a CDS encoding MazG-like family protein, producing MKVLKLKLMVLRKLVNHKGEKIDNRTMTWDKWKETLLGEVKELCEALSSGNKKDIMEEVLDVIQVCIGMLAKLFREGMVIEQGIYRHNKKLIDRGCEASGEIRFNVSRR from the coding sequence ATGAAAGTATTGAAACTAAAGCTAATGGTGCTTAGAAAATTGGTAAACCATAAAGGTGAAAAGATAGATAATAGGACAATGACCTGGGATAAATGGAAAGAGACATTATTAGGAGAGGTGAAGGAGCTGTGTGAAGCTCTCTCCTCTGGAAATAAGAAAGACATAATGGAAGAGGTTTTAGATGTTATTCAGGTGTGTATTGGAATGTTGGCCAAGCTTTTCAGAGAAGGGATGGTAATAGAGCAGGGCATATATAGGCATAATAAAAAGCTTATAGATAGGGGCTGTGAAGCTTCTGGGGAGATTAGGTTTAATGTTAGTAGGAGGTAG
- a CDS encoding DUF2935 domain-containing protein gives MLSSTEFIQQSLGLHLFFARIMKEHSFFLEVSFTQKNSNLILKADTLRMEFDRLLADTIALSNGVVSCSVLQSDEVITPFTLKAEMASAYFTGVNILTDLTKTEATLMCNDLMIVNPILEQRVFMLNQRAMELISTLVQFKSRILSAVISCKIFTSNYPLLIDHILREAKFYHKLIQKLQNCENMNLEMEAYKQEAFWNRIMAEHSKFIRGLLDPSENELINTANNFGNEFDKLTKEAKEAMEKTMPISKVTDDSLKATIEISKFKAQGTQGLVNCEIKSIIIPLLGDHVLREANHYLRLLKIFKKAKV, from the coding sequence ATGTTATCTAGTACTGAATTTATACAACAATCTTTGGGATTACATCTTTTTTTTGCAAGGATTATGAAAGAACATTCATTTTTTTTGGAAGTAAGTTTTACACAAAAGAACTCAAATCTTATACTTAAAGCAGATACGCTTAGGATGGAATTTGATAGACTTTTAGCAGATACAATAGCTCTTTCTAATGGTGTTGTTAGTTGTAGTGTATTACAGTCTGATGAAGTAATAACCCCATTTACTTTAAAAGCTGAAATGGCTTCAGCATATTTTACAGGAGTAAACATTTTAACTGATTTGACGAAGACAGAAGCAACATTGATGTGTAATGACTTAATGATAGTTAACCCCATCCTTGAACAAAGGGTATTTATGCTTAATCAAAGAGCTATGGAGCTGATTTCAACTTTAGTACAGTTTAAGTCCAGGATATTATCAGCAGTCATATCATGTAAGATATTCACAAGTAATTATCCTTTACTTATAGACCACATTTTAAGAGAAGCGAAGTTTTATCATAAGTTGATTCAAAAACTTCAAAATTGTGAAAATATGAACTTGGAAATGGAGGCTTATAAGCAAGAAGCTTTCTGGAACAGAATTATGGCCGAACATTCAAAATTTATTCGTGGACTTCTCGATCCAAGCGAAAATGAACTTATAAATACGGCAAATAATTTTGGAAATGAGTTTGATAAATTGACAAAAGAAGCGAAAGAAGCTATGGAAAAGACAATGCCAATTTCAAAAGTAACAGATGACAGCCTTAAAGCAACTATAGAAATTAGCAAATTTAAAGCACAAGGTACACAAGGATTGGTAAATTGTGAAATCAAATCCATAATAATACCGTTATTGGGTGATCATGTCTTACGAGAAGCAAATCACTATTTACGATTATTAAAAATATTTAAGAAAGCAAAAGTATAA
- the tnpA gene encoding IS200/IS605 family transposase, with amino-acid sequence MDSNSLSHTKWRCKYHVVFSPKYRRKEIYGEKRKEIGKILRKLCEWKGVEIIEANACEDHIHMLLSIPPKTSVSSFMGFLKGKSSLMIFERFSNLKYKYGNRHFWCRGFYVDTVGKNKKAIEEYIRNQQKEDMIADQVSMKEYMDPFKGSK; translated from the coding sequence ATGGACAGTAATAGTTTATCACATACTAAATGGAGATGTAAATATCATGTAGTATTTTCACCCAAATATAGAAGAAAAGAAATATATGGAGAAAAAAGAAAAGAGATAGGAAAAATATTAAGGAAACTTTGTGAATGGAAAGGTGTAGAAATAATAGAGGCGAATGCATGTGAAGATCATATACATATGCTTTTATCGATACCACCAAAGACAAGTGTTTCAAGTTTTATGGGATTCTTGAAGGGAAAAAGTAGTCTAATGATATTTGAGAGATTTTCAAATTTAAAATATAAATATGGAAATAGGCACTTTTGGTGCAGAGGATTCTATGTAGACACAGTTGGAAAAAATAAAAAAGCAATAGAAGAATATATAAGAAATCAACAGAAAGAAGATATGATCGCCGACCAAGTAAGTATGAAGGAATACATGGACCCTTTTAAGGGTAGCAAGTAA
- a CDS encoding YmaF family protein — translation MSCCNRIQTHDHEFLGSTMLAELEEDPHNHRFAGVSGPALRVTRGHVHVVKARTDFYENHFHELEATSGLQIDVGNGRHVHFVRATTTENDGHTHNLIFATLIENPISEEA, via the coding sequence ATGTCTTGTTGTAATAGAATTCAAACACATGACCATGAATTTTTAGGAAGCACTATGTTAGCTGAATTAGAGGAAGATCCTCATAATCATAGATTTGCCGGAGTATCTGGTCCGGCACTTAGAGTTACACGCGGACATGTTCATGTAGTTAAAGCAAGAACAGATTTTTATGAAAATCATTTCCATGAACTCGAAGCAACCTCAGGACTTCAAATAGATGTTGGAAATGGAAGGCATGTTCATTTTGTGCGAGCAACAACTACAGAAAACGATGGTCACACTCATAATTTAATTTTTGCTACACTTATTGAAAATCCTATTTCAGAAGAAGCCTAA